Genomic segment of uncultured Desulfobacter sp.:
GCAGCATGGGCCTTCGGCTTCGTCTGTGATTTTGGCAAGAGGAATTTCTGAAAATATTACATTCTCAGGTGTTGAAAATGCACTGGCAATAGAGAATACACAGATTAGACTGTTTGGAAAACCAAAGGTGAATGGCAAGAGAAGAATGGGTGTTGCGGTTGCAAGGGCGAATTCCATTGAAGAAGCCAGAGAGAATGCAAATAAGGCGAGTGCATCTGTAAAAGTTGAGTTGTTATAATTGAAGGTTTGAGCTTTTTTATTCTATTTTTTATGCACAATTGATAGACTCTTTCGGTTGTTATTCGTTAAATCAGTGTGCCGCAGGCGATGTGGGTTCAACCACATAGATCGGGGCAGGGATTTTCTCCGTTGTGATAAAGATTTTTCCACTGGTGTGGTCCAGCCCCAATGCCTCGCGCTGGACCAGGGCTTTAGAGCGGTCCGGCAGCGTGATCTGGAGGGGATGCCTTGAAAATGCCTGGTCCCATGTCTGGTCCGGCGTGCGTGAATATGCATATGCGTGTTTGTAGGTCAAAATGTAAAGGGTGTTCCCGTCGGCACTAATGTCCATGGCCGTGGGGTGGGAGCGGTATTTGCCATGGGCCTGCTTTTGATTTTTCGGGATTGGCCCGGGGATGGGTTTGATTGTCGCCACAGCCCGGGCCGTATACATGAATTTTTTGCCGTCCATATCCAGGGGCAGTTCATATAGAATCGGTACGGCGGTGCGTTTGCTCAGCAGGTAAATTTTCTGGTGTGCCGCATCAACGGCCACGGCTTCACAATCCAGGGGGCCGTTTTCATAACTGAAATTCATTTTCCATTCAAGTTCAAGGGTTTCGCTTTGGTTGTCGGCTGCCGGTTCCTTTACACAATAAAGCGTACTAAAAGGGCGGGCCGACCAGTTGTCGCCCACATCCGCAATGACAAGGAAATCTTCTTCTTTGTACCGAAATCCGGCAAGGTCTTCCCAGTCCCAGTTTATTGCCCCCTCGATTTTGTATGATTTAAGCAGCTCTCCCTTGGTGGAAAGACCGTAAATTGCAGCTGGATTGCTGCTGTCATTGATAACCCACAACAGCCCGGGTGTTTTCCGGGAAACAGTTATGCCGGAGACCTCTGGTAACTTAAGGGATGTGATGCGCCCGCAAAGGACCGCATCCTTATATGCTGCATATGCTGCGGGTGCCGGTGGATGAGGCGTGTCCCCAGGACAGGTTCCCCAGGATAACAGGGTTATAAGGCCTGCGGCCAGGGCCGGGATGAACAGGTGCTTCATTGGGACTTTTCCTTTTCAATAGTGCTTCATGAGATCAAGTGCCCGTTGAATTCTTTGGCAGAAAAACCGGATACACACGTTTCTATATGCAAGGCCCTTGAAATATTCCTGTGTCCCGCAGGTGATGGTGGGGCAGTCCACTTCCATTCCCATCCCTTCAAAAATCGTTCGCCAGCTGTCCTTTTCGCCCATAAGGTCTTCTTGCACATGTATACCGGCCAGAAACAACATGGGGATCAGGCGAATCCGGGTAAACGGTGTCCGGCTATGGTCCTTTTTAATCTGCCCGGCAATCGCCTGGATGTTGGGAACCCCTTCCACCGTGGCCGAATAAACATTGTCATACATCCCCGAAACCAGATGATTGATGCCCATATAGATTGTGTTCACCGGATCTGCCGCCAGAGGCGTTCCGTGCAGGGCAAGCAGGTTGATCTGGTCTTTCCCGGTGAGAAAATCCCCCGATACCTCTTCCAGGACCGCTTCGATAAAACTCCACCGGTGGCACAGGGTTTCCCCCAATATCACCCGTAACCCGGGAAAATATAACGAAGACTCCCTGACCTGCTGATACTCTGTGCCGGGAAAAACATGCAGGGGCTGGACAACGGCTTTGCGATACCCGTCGGATTCCACCTTGGCCAGGGTCTCCAGAAGGCTTGGCAGCCCTTTTTTTCTGCGGATGATTTCCGATGTATACGCCCAGTATATCTGATGGTCGGGAAAAGTTTCGGCAATCTGGGCTTCAACGGCGTCCATGGCTGCCTGGCCGCTGGTCGAAGTGCCAAAGGTTGCAATGATGATTGCCGGATGATTTTTAAGTTTGGGCAGCCGCATCTTGCGGCCGATGTAACCATGCTGGTGCATATATAGCGTCCCTTTTTTATTTAAAATTCAAATAAGTTGAAAAATAATTTTTTTTGTTTTGTTGTGAGGTAAGTCTGGGTGTTGATGGACCAGGCCTGCCCATGGCAGTTAGAAAATGTTTACCATTGGCTTGTGTCTTCATACAAGTCTTAATTTTATCCATTTTTCGGGTGCAGATACAACTTCTTTGGATTCCTTAATCCCTTTATGGCGTTTCCAATTCTTAAATTCTGACAACGCGTTAACGAAACCGTTAAAAAAATAATTTTTTTAACGGCCGGACGTTGGAAACGTTCCGGAAAAAAAGTGTTGACGGGCCCATCTTTCGTATTGTAGTTGATCAATCTTGCAGCTTAAAAAGTACATATGACGTTTAAAAATACTGCAGCCACTCCTGACCCCATGGAAAATCAGGATTGCTTGAATGTGGCACCGGCCCCCAGGGTCCGGTGCGAAGGATAGGGTGATGATGTTATTGTGGAAAATTGTTTTTGTTTTGCTTATCGCTTTGTTGGGCCTGGGATCTATCAAGATTAACCGCCAATATGCCCGGTCGGTAGTATTCAGATTCGGCCGCTTGAAGGGTGTAAAAGACGCAGGCGTTTTCTGGATCATTCCCGTGGTGGATCAAATCGTCCGGGTGGACTTAAGGACCCGTCAACTTGACGTGCCTAAACAGACGATCATCACCCGGGACAATATCAGCGTGGATGTGGATGCGGTGATTTATTATCACGTCAATGATCCGGCTCGGGCGGTGGTGGAAGTCGAAGATTACGAAGGGGCCACGGCCCTCATTGCACAGACCATGCTCCGGGATGTTCTGGGGCAGAACGAACTGGATTCGATCCTTTCGGACCGGGAGGTCCTGAACCAGAAAATTCAAACCTTGCTTGAAACCGTGACCGCGCCCTGGGGTGTCCATGTTGATATTGTCACCATTCGCGACATTGCCCTGCCCGAAAATATGCTCCGGGCCATGGCGCGCCAGGCCGAGGCCGAGCGGGAAAGGCGGGCCCGGGTGATTCTGGCGGACGGTGAGTGCCAGGCATCCCAGCGGATGAGCGAGGCGGCTAAGGTTTATGAAGCCACACCGGCCGCACTCAAGCTCCGTGAGTTCCAGACCCTGTCTGAAATTGCCAAGGAACGTAACCTGATCGTGGTCACCGGCACAACAGATGCCACCGGCACTATGATCGGATGTGCAAAGGCCATTGACCGATGATACACGCGCTTTTGCGAGCTACCCCGGCGCTTTCCTGGCGGATTCCCGGCAGAACCCGCACCGGAAAAATGACGCCGACCCAGCAGGCCCATGCAGGTTCCGTCCAGGGTAAATTCTTTTTCCTGGGTGCTCTGCTCCTGCTGCTGATCATTTCGGCCAGTTTCATCATCACCCTGGGACAGGTGCCCATGACTGTCAGCCAGGTTTATCTTACCCTGGTTGAGCGGCTGATTCCAAGCGGGTTTAACATTGACCCTATGATCGCCCATGTGGTCTGGCACATCCGCATGCCGCTGATCACAGGCACCGTGATTTGCGGTGTGGGGTTGGGCATCTGCGGGTGCGTGATGCAGGCGGTCTTAAAAAATCCCATGGCAAGTCCCTTTACCCTAGGGATCTCTTCGGGCGCCCACTTTGGTGTCTCTCTGGCCGCCGTTTTCGGTGTCACCTTCCTGGACGGGCCCTATTTCCTGGTGGGGAATGCCTTTGTTTGCGCGGCCCTTTGCTCGGGATTCATCATCGCCCTTTCGGCTCTGAGGGGGGCCACGTCCGAAACACTGATCCTTGCCGGCATTGCGGTCAACTATCTGTCCCAGGCCGCCAACCAGTTATTTACCTATATTGCCGACGATGAGCAGCGGACCATCATGTCCTACTGGGGCATGGGCTCTCTTTCGGATCTCAACTGGCACAGCCTCGGGTTTTTGGGTGCCGTCTGTCTGATCTGCCTTCCGTTTCTTTATCGCAATGCCTGGGATCTGAACCTGATGACCACGGGCGATGATTGCGCCAAGAGCATGGGGGTGGATGCCAACGCGGTTCGTATGTCCGTCATGGTGGTGGCAAGCCTGCTGGTCGCCGCCATTGTCGCCTTTACAGGCGTCATCGGGTTTGTGGGGCTTGTAGCGCCTCATATCGCACGGATCATCATCGGTAATGATCATAGATTTCTGATTCCGGCATCCGGCGGTATCGGCGGGGCCTTGCTTTTGATTGCCAATACCGTGTCCATGAACATCCTGGGCGGCGTTGTCATTCCCGTGGGCATCATCATGTCCATGCTGGGTATTCCCTTGTTTCTCTATCTGATAATCAGGGGTAAACGCCGGGAGTTCTGGTCATGATCAATAAACTGACCGTGAATAATCTGACCTTTGGTTATACCGGCCAGGATGTGCTGCACGACTTTTCCATGGCCATCGGGGACGGTCAGATTGTCAGTATTGTCGGCCCGAACGGTTCCGGCAAATCCACCCTGATTAAATGCATTGACCGGATTCTTGAGCCCTGTTCCGGCGACGTGCGGGTGGACCGCCAGGATCTTTTGAAAATGAACCGGAAGGACGCCGCCCGCAGGATCGCCTACGTGCCCCAGAATTCGTTGCGGGTGTTTGCCCACACGGTCTTTGACGTGGTGCTCATGGGACGCAGGCCCCATCTGGGATGGAAGGCCAACGAACAGGATGAGGGCAAAGTGTGGGAAGTGCTCCGGCTGCTGGGTATTGAGGAACTGGCATTGGCGTTTTTTAGTGAGTTGTCCGGCGGCCAGCAGCAAAAGGTGCTGATTGCCCGGGCCCTGGCCCAGGATACGGGGGTGCTGCTTCTGGATGAACCCACCAGCAATCTGGACGTCTGGCATCAGATTGACGTGATGGAGATTCTGCGAACCCTGGTCCGCAGGCAACGGCTTACAGCCGTTATTGCCATCCACGATCTGAACATGGCGGCCCGGTATTCCGACCGGATGCTGATGATGAAAAAGGGAAAAATTTTGGCCAACGGTATGCCGGATGACGTGCTGACCCCGGAAAATCTTGAAGCGGTTTACGGCATAAAAGCCACGGTGAAACGCATCGGGGATTCGCCGTTTGTGATTCCGTTGTCACGGGTTCCCGTTAACGGACACGGTCGGGCGGCTGTCAGGCGTTAGGAGGAAGAGAATGATTCGAAAAATAAGCGTTTTTATCAGCATACTGATGCTGACAAGTCTTGTTCCGGCAGGCGTCAGGGGCGTGGGCCCTGTTGCCGGGTTTTGCCGTGAAATCACGGATATGGCTGGCCGCAAGGTCAACATACCGGAAAATATAACCAAGGTGTTGGCCACCTCTCCGCCGCCGTCGACCTTTGTCTACATGATTGCACCGGAAAAGTTGGGGGGATGGTTTTTTTCCCCAGCCGGACAGGCCCAAAAGTATATCCCGGAAAAATTCCGGCATATCCCCGTGCTGGGCTGGGGGCGGCAGGTAAGCAACTATGAAGCTTATATTGCCGCGAAGCCCGACTTGGTGTTTACGTCATACGAGCCCGGCACCGATGCTTCAAGGGTCGACCTGCTTCAAGAAAAGTTCGGCACCATCCCGGTTGTCTGTGTGGACAATACGCGAGACGCGGTGGGTTATGCGCAAACCCTGGCGTTTATGGGAGACATCCTTGGCGTGCC
This window contains:
- a CDS encoding SdiA-regulated domain-containing protein is translated as MKHLFIPALAAGLITLLSWGTCPGDTPHPPAPAAYAAYKDAVLCGRITSLKLPEVSGITVSRKTPGLLWVINDSSNPAAIYGLSTKGELLKSYKIEGAINWDWEDLAGFRYKEEDFLVIADVGDNWSARPFSTLYCVKEPAADNQSETLELEWKMNFSYENGPLDCEAVAVDAAHQKIYLLSKRTAVPILYELPLDMDGKKFMYTARAVATIKPIPGPIPKNQKQAHGKYRSHPTAMDISADGNTLYILTYKHAYAYSRTPDQTWDQAFSRHPLQITLPDRSKALVQREALGLDHTSGKIFITTEKIPAPIYVVEPTSPAAH
- a CDS encoding sirohydrochlorin cobaltochelatase → MHQHGYIGRKMRLPKLKNHPAIIIATFGTSTSGQAAMDAVEAQIAETFPDHQIYWAYTSEIIRRKKGLPSLLETLAKVESDGYRKAVVQPLHVFPGTEYQQVRESSLYFPGLRVILGETLCHRWSFIEAVLEEVSGDFLTGKDQINLLALHGTPLAADPVNTIYMGINHLVSGMYDNVYSATVEGVPNIQAIAGQIKKDHSRTPFTRIRLIPMLFLAGIHVQEDLMGEKDSWRTIFEGMGMEVDCPTITCGTQEYFKGLAYRNVCIRFFCQRIQRALDLMKHY
- a CDS encoding slipin family protein, with amino-acid sequence MMLLWKIVFVLLIALLGLGSIKINRQYARSVVFRFGRLKGVKDAGVFWIIPVVDQIVRVDLRTRQLDVPKQTIITRDNISVDVDAVIYYHVNDPARAVVEVEDYEGATALIAQTMLRDVLGQNELDSILSDREVLNQKIQTLLETVTAPWGVHVDIVTIRDIALPENMLRAMARQAEAERERRARVILADGECQASQRMSEAAKVYEATPAALKLREFQTLSEIAKERNLIVVTGTTDATGTMIGCAKAIDR
- a CDS encoding iron ABC transporter permease codes for the protein MIHALLRATPALSWRIPGRTRTGKMTPTQQAHAGSVQGKFFFLGALLLLLIISASFIITLGQVPMTVSQVYLTLVERLIPSGFNIDPMIAHVVWHIRMPLITGTVICGVGLGICGCVMQAVLKNPMASPFTLGISSGAHFGVSLAAVFGVTFLDGPYFLVGNAFVCAALCSGFIIALSALRGATSETLILAGIAVNYLSQAANQLFTYIADDEQRTIMSYWGMGSLSDLNWHSLGFLGAVCLICLPFLYRNAWDLNLMTTGDDCAKSMGVDANAVRMSVMVVASLLVAAIVAFTGVIGFVGLVAPHIARIIIGNDHRFLIPASGGIGGALLLIANTVSMNILGGVVIPVGIIMSMLGIPLFLYLIIRGKRREFWS
- a CDS encoding ABC transporter ATP-binding protein, with translation MINKLTVNNLTFGYTGQDVLHDFSMAIGDGQIVSIVGPNGSGKSTLIKCIDRILEPCSGDVRVDRQDLLKMNRKDAARRIAYVPQNSLRVFAHTVFDVVLMGRRPHLGWKANEQDEGKVWEVLRLLGIEELALAFFSELSGGQQQKVLIARALAQDTGVLLLDEPTSNLDVWHQIDVMEILRTLVRRQRLTAVIAIHDLNMAARYSDRMLMMKKGKILANGMPDDVLTPENLEAVYGIKATVKRIGDSPFVIPLSRVPVNGHGRAAVRR